The Ascaphus truei isolate aAscTru1 chromosome 3, aAscTru1.hap1, whole genome shotgun sequence genome includes a region encoding these proteins:
- the RGCC gene encoding regulator of cell cycle RGCC — protein sequence MKSPKVKTAKRAALIEDDDLNEVLCEFDAVIADFSSPFNKRRFRYDEHLQTMKRRSSASISDSGISDSESADSLCRNSFSFSDEKLNSPTLSSPTLSSPADTPRKAKLGDTKELEDFIADLDRTLASM from the exons ATGAAGTCCCCCAAAGTGAAGACTGCAAAGAGAG CTGCATTAATTGAAGATGATGACTTGAATGAGGTGCTGTGCGAGTTTGATGCCGTGATAGCGGATTTCTCCTCTCCTTTCAACAAGAGACGCTTCCGATATGACGAACACCTCCAAACCATGAAGAGGAGGAGCAGTGCCAGCATCAGCGACAGTGGCATCAGCGACTCAGAAA gTGCTGATTCCCTTTGTAGAAACAGTTTTAGCTTCAGTGATGAAAAGCTCAACTCTCCTACACTATCTTCTCCAACGTTATCTTCTCCAGCTGATACCCCCCGTAAAG CAAAACTGGGAGATACGAAGGAGCTGGAAGATTTCATTGCTGACCTTGACAGAACATTAGCAA